GACAATCGCCCGACATGCGGTGTTCGTCGAGCACACGCACACCGTCCTGTATCTGTTTCGACGTAGCCGTCTTGGTCGAGAGCGTGATCACCAGACTTTTTGCCATACGCACGACGGCCTGCTCGAGTCCGTATATCTCATCGGCCATGAGCGAGAAGGCGTCGCCGCTCGACCGCACTTTTCCGAGCACCACCACCGCCGCGCCCACCGAGAGACAGGAGCCGAATTTTTCGTAGGCGCCGCCAAAGACGAGACACTCGGCCTTGCCGGTAAAATCCTCGAGTGTCATGAAGGCCATGGTCTTGCCCTTCTTGTCGATCTTTGTGCGCAGCGCCTCGACAATGCCCACGGCGCGCACCATGGTGCCGTCGAGCGCGATGTCGAACTCGCCGAGGCGCACATTCGCAATGCTCTCGGCGTCGACGCGCCACTGCTCGAGCGGATGGCCCGAGACATAGAAGCCGAGCACACTTTTTTCGTGCCCGAGTTTGGCGTCGGTGGTCCATTCCGGCACTGTCGGCAGCGACGGCTGCGGCGCCGCCGACCGGGGCGCGTCGTCGAAAAGACTCGACTGGCCCGACTCGCGGTGCATCTGCGTCTGCTGTCCGTACGCGATGGCGGATTCGATTGCGGCGAACTGCTGGGCCCGGTGTCCCGCGAGCGAATCGAGTGCGCCGGCGAGAACAAGACTCTCGAGTGTTTTTTTGTTCACGAGTCGCCCCTCGATGCGCTCGCAGAAATCGAAAAGCGTGGTGAAGCGCCCTCCCGACTTGCGCGCCTCGACGATGGCCTCGACCGCGCCGACGCCGACGTTCTTGATGCCGGCGAGACCGAAACGAATGCCGCCCTCGACCGCGGTGAAGTACACGCCGCTCTCGTTTACGTCGGGCGGGAGAACGGAGATGCCGAGTTTCTGACTCTCGTCGATGAGCATCGAGACCTTGTCGGTCTTGCTCAATTCCGAGGTCATCATCGAGGCCATGAATTCGGCGGTGTAGTGCGCCTTGAGCCAGGCCGTCTGGAACGCGAGCAGCGAGTACGCCACCGAATGCGATTTGTTGAAGCCGTAATCGGCGAACTTCACGATCATGTCGAAGATCTCGGCCGCGGTGCGCGGCGCCAGGCCGCGATTCTTCGCGCCTTCGACAAAGGCCTCGCGCTGCTGCGCCATCACGTCGAGTTTCTTCTTGCCCATGGCGCGGCGCATGAGATCGGACTGCGCGAGCGTGAATCCCGCGATATCGTGCACGAGCCGCATCACCTGTTCCTGATACACGATGATGCCGTAGGTGGACCGCAGTATCGGCTCCATCGATTCGTGCAGGTAGGTGATGGGTTTGCGCCCGTATTTGCGGTCGATAAACTCGTCGATGTATTCCATCGGTCCGGGCCGGTACAGCGCGTTCATCGCGGCCAGATCGTCGATCGAGCGCGGCTTGAGCTTGCGCAGATACTCGCGCATCTGCACGGATTCGAACTGGAACACACCCACCGTGTGCCCTTCGCCGATCATCTCGTATGTGGCCGGATCGTCGAGCGGCAACGCGTCGATGTCGACCTCGATACCGCGCCGCTCGCGGACCATGCGCACCGTGCGGTCGATGACGGAGAGTGTGATCAAACCGAGGAAATCCATCTTCAACAGACCGGCCTGCTCGAGGTCGTTCATGTTGTACATGGTCATCATCTCGGTGCTGGGCGTCTTGTACAGCGGCACGTAATTGCTTGTATCGCCCGGCGAGATCACCACACCGGCCGCGTGCATGCCCACGCCGCGGATAAATCCTTCGAGCACGTTCGCGTACTCGACCAGACGCTGGATTTTCGGGTCGGTGCTCTCCTTCACCCAGGCGAGTTCGGGAACCGGCTGCCACTTGTTCTCGGGATCCTTCTCGAGTCCGAAAACATACTTGAGCGGCGGCACCTTGCCCATCTTCACCTGTATGTGTTTGTTGATCGACTCGACGGTGCCGAGCGGCACGCCGAGCACGCGGCCCACGTCCTTGATCACCGCGCGCGCGCTGAGCTTGTTGAAGGTGACGATCTGCGAGACCGACCCCGCGCCGTACTTGTCACGCACATAATCGATCACTTCCTCGCGGCGGTCGTCCTGGAAGTCGACGTCGATGTCGGGCATCGAGATGCGGTCGGGATTCAGGAAGCGCTCGAAGAGCAGATCGTACCGCAGGGGATCGACGTCGGTAATGCCGAGCGCGTATGCGACAAGGCTGCCCGCCGCGGATCCGCGGCCCGGACCGACGCGGATGCCGCGTTGTTTTGCGCTGTTGATGAAGTCCTGCACGATGAGGAAATATCCGGAGTACCCCATCTTCTGAATCACCGACAGCTCGTACGTCAGCCGGTCGCGCGTCTCGGGCGACTGTGTCGCGTAGCGCTTCTGCAGCCCGTTCTCGGCAAGCAGGCCGAGGTACTCGTCGAGGTCCTCGGTGCCCGCCTCCGGCGGGATCGGGTACCGCGGCATGTGATTGCGGCCGAGGTCGAGGTCCACCGAACATTTTTCCGCCACCTCGAGTGTCGATTCGATCGCCTCGGGAAAATCCTTGAACAGCTCCAGCATTTCGGCCTGCGACTTGAAGTACACCTGATCGGTGCCGTAGCGCAGGTTCGTCACGTCCTCGGCCTCGCGCACATCGGCGATGTGCAGGAACACATTGTGCGGCACGGCGTGTTCGCGGCGCACGTAGTGGCAGTCGTTCGTGCCGATGAGTTTGATCCCGAGTTCGCGTCCGAGCCGCGGCATGCCCTCGAGGATGATGGCGTCTCGCTCGGTGGCGTGGTCCTGGATTTCCAGGTAGAGGTCGTCGCCGAACAGGTCCTTGAGACGGCGCGCAACGCCCGCGGCGGCATCGTAGTCGCCCGCGCAGAGATACGACGACACCACGCCGCCCGCGCAGGCGGTGAGGGCCACGAGTCCCTCGTGATGCTGCTCGAGGAGTTCGAAGTCGATGCGCGGCTTGTAGTAGAATCCCTCGGTGTGTCCGAGCGTCGTGAGTTTGAGAAGGTTGCGGTAGCCGGTCTCGTTTTTCGCCAGAAGCAGGATATGGTTGTAGCCGTGGCGCTTGCCCTCGGGATGCGTGTCGGACGCGCCCTTGTCGAGCCGCGAGCCGCGGGTCACCATGTACATCTCGTTGCCGAGAATCGGCTTGATGCCCTTCCGTCGCGCCTTCTGGTAGAACTCCACCGCGCCGAACATGACGCCGTGGTCCGTCAGCGCAAGCGCGTTCATGTCGTTCGCCTCGGCGGCGCCGACCAGGCCGTCGACGGTGCAGGCGCCGTCGAGCAGCGAGTAGTGTGTATGGTTATGCAGATGTATGAAGTCGCTCATAAGAATCCCGCCGGTGGTGATACTCCCCGGCTCCGAGAAATATACGCGCCCGGGCGGGGCAAGGCAATCGCGCGCATCGCGAAGGAGCCGCGGGCATTGTATATTGCACCTGCGATGAGCGATACGCGCGTCATACAGTCCCAGGACGGGCTCGCGGGGATCGAGGCCTACACGCGCGGCGATCATGCGCGCGCCGCGGTATTATTCCGGCAGGCGCTCGACACGGCAACCGATCCGGCGGAGCGGCTCGCGCTGCTTATTCACCTGTCGAACGCGCGCGACGCCGAGGGCGCGTTTACCGACGCGCTCGACGCGCTGCGCCTCGCGCTCGAGATCGACGACGGAGACACCGCGGTGTGGAATAATATCGGAGTGATCTGTCTGAAAATAGGGCGCCTTGCCGAGGCGCGGGAGGCGCTGGAGCGCGCCGTGTCCCTGAATCCGTCGAATGTCGCGGCGCTCGTGAGCCTCGGTTCCGTCGCGCTGAAACTCAGCGATCCCGGCAACGCGAAGGCGGCGCTCGAACGCGCGCTGGATCTGGCCCCGGGCCACCCGGCCGCACACGCCAACATGGCCATCACGCTCGCCCTCTTCGGGCGCATCGAGGAGGCCGAGGAGGAACTGCGCATCGCCGCGCTCTACGGCTTCGCCGACGCGGAAGCCCTGCAGTCGCGTTTCGACCGCCTGAAGGAGATCCGCGCCGCCATCATCGCGCGCCGCGACGAGGAACGTGAGGACGAGACCGATACAGACGGAGGCACGATGGCGGGCGAGGACGCCGCCGCATGACCGTGCAGGACAGGCGCGAGCGGGAGCGCGAGCTGCGGCGGCAGGCCATTCTCGACGCGGCGGGCCGTGTGTTTTTCCGCAGCGGTCCCGGTGCGACGATGGATGAAATCGCCGCTGAAGCCGAGGTCGCCAAGGGCACGCTGTATCTCTATTTCCCGTCGAAGGAAGACGTGTACCTCACCCTGCTCGTCAAGGCACTCGATGCATTACACGCGGAATTCGCGGAAAGCGCCCGCACTGCTTCGGATCCGCTCTCGCAGATCCACGCAATAGGTGATTGTTTCGTCCGTTTTTCCGAATCCTCACCCGGCCAGTTCCGCCTGCTGCACGAGTCGTCCTATCCCTTTGTGCATGCAAACGCCTCGCCCGCGATTCTCGGCGACGTGCATTCGCGCTCTACCAACATCTGGGAACTCATCACCCGCATACTGCAGCGCGGCATCGACGAGGGATTGTTCCGCGACGATCTGAGCGCGTTCGAGATGGCGATCATACTCTGGACCAACACCAGCGGCCTTCTGCGGCTCATCGACGCGCGGCGTACCTCCACCATCTGGCAAAAGCGCGGCGGCGCGTACTCGCTGGCGGCGCTCGACCTGCGCGCGCTCATCGATGTCGCGAACAGCATGCTTGTGCGTTCGCTGCTGCGCGGCGGCCCGCCGATTGGATAACATCGCGCCGTTGGCTACCTTTTGCGGATAGCAGGTCCGCAATTCACCATCGCACTCCCGTGAACAAAAACGCCGCCGGTTTCGGCATCCTCCTTATCGTCTCGGCCGTCACCGCCTGGTACTTCAGCGACCTGACCATCCGCATAGCCGCCGGCGGTGCAGCCGCCATCGGCCTGGGTGGCGCGATCTGGACCCTCGTCTCGCAGCGTCGATCGAGCGACACCGACGAAACATCCGAGGCCGACGACACGCAGCCCGCATCGCGGGACGCGGCGGGCGGCAGTGATGCGGGACAGCGGGATGCGGACGCCTCCGGCGCGCAGCAGGCGCAGCGCGCGCCTTCACCGCGCACGCCGCGTATTCATCGCGGGGCGGAGATCCCGGAACAGTACTACCGCGGCGAAGCCCCGCCTCCCGTCAGCGACGATCCGCGCGCGGAATTCGACTATGTGACACAGCAGATCCTCACCGCCTTGAAGGATCATCTCATCGCGCACAGTGTCGCGCTGTTCTGGATCAATACCGAGCGGCAGCAGTTGGTGATCGGACCCTTCGTCTCCGACAGCAAGGGGTTCACCACGGCGCGGCGGCTTGCACTCGGCACCGACCTCGTGAGCCAGGCCGGCATATCGGGCAAGCCGGTGCTGCTTGCCGATATCGTGCCCTCGTCGGAGCAGGACCTGATTCCCTACTACGACGCGCGCGAAGGTGTGCAGTCGTTTGTGGCGGTGCCCGTGTATTTCGACGACGAACCGATCGCCGCGGTGGTTGCCGACAGCATGGCGCCCGACGCCTTCGGCGTCGAGACCGTCGCGTCCATCGGCCGCTTCACTGCCATCATCTCCCTCCTGCTCGCGGGCTTCAATCAGAAATTCAATCTCTCGGCCGACGCCAAGCTGCTTGCGACTCTCGGTGCCATGCGGCGCTCGATGCAGTCGGTGATGGATCCCTACGGCGTCGCCTCCGCCGCTGCCGCGGCCGCAGCGGATGTGCTCGATTGGGATTACATGGCGGTGATTCTCTTCAACAACGAGAAGCGCTGTTGGTCCGTCGTGCGCAGCCAGAGCCGCGCGGCGAGTCTGCCCTACGTGTCGGAAGGAGTGACCGTCTCCATGGACGGATCGGTGCTGCGTTCCGCCCTCGACGAACAGGACGCGCGCATCATCGCGTCGCCCAAGCAGCCGGCCTACCGCTTCCACGAAAAGGAGACCATCGCGTCGCAGGGCGAAATCTGCGCAGCGCCCATACTCACGCCGCGGCGCTGCCTCGGCCTGCTCGTGGTGGAATACCGCGAGGGCTCGCAGTACGGGTCGCGCGATATCACGGTGCTGAATCAGATCGCCGAGATGGCCGGGCTGTTCCTCGACGCGCAGCAGACGCGCGAACTCGCCCGGAAACACCTGCTCATCGACGAGACGACACGCGTCTCGAGCCGCACCTTCCTGCTTCAGCGTCTCAACGAGGAACACGCGCGCATGCGCAAGGCGTCCGGCGAAGCAGTGTTTTTCCTCATCGGCCTCGACAACCCGGAGGAAGTGACCGCGCGGTACGGACAGGACGGACTCGACGAAATACTCGCGCAGCTCGGCCAGGTTGTGCGCGGCACCGTGCAGATCTACGACGTGCTGGGGCGATTCGATTCCTCGCGTTTCGGCTTGCTCATGCTGCACACGGGCGCGGAGGACGCGTATCTCCGCGGCGAGAAGATCCGCAAGGCCATCGCCGGACTCGTGCTTTCACAGGACGGCACCTCCTTCTCCGTCACCGCGAGTCTCGCGGGCTGCGCCTTCTCCGAAGGGCGCGATCTCGACCATGTGCTGCGCGTCTGCGAGCAGGCCATGAATCTTGCCGTCGGCGACGGCGGCAATTGCGTAAAAGTTGTGTAAGGTCACCCTGACGTGAGCGGGCTCCGCCCGGCCCTTTCGTTCATCCACACGTCGTGCACCGCTGCGAAACACACCCGGACCGGGGATGTGCGGTTTTTTGCTTCGCACTGGATTTTTTCCCATATTTCCGGTTCGTGTCCGGTTACGCGACACGTTGATACTATGTTCATCTCCCCGAGGCACACGCGTGAGAATATCGAAACAGTACACGAATCGAGAAAGCCAGTCCCTCGACAAATACCTCCAGGAAATCGGCCGTGTCGATCTGCTCACGCCGGAGGAAGAAATCGAGCTTGCGAAGAAAATCAAGTCCGCCGGTCCCGGCTCACAGGGAGCACTTGAGAAGCTCACGAAAGCGAATCTGCGTTTCGTCGTGTCGGTGGCCAAGCAGTATCAGAATCAGGGCCTGTCGCTCGGCGATCTGATCAACGAGGGGAATCTCGGTTTGATCAAGGCCGCGAAGCGTTTCGACGAGACGCGCGGTTTCAAGTTCATCTCGTACGCGGTGTGGTGGATCCGCCAGTCGATCCTTCAGGCGCTGGCCGAGCAGTCGCGCATTGTGCGCCTTCCGCTGAACCGCGTCGGCGCGTTGAACAAGATCGGTAAAAAATTCAGCGAACTCGAGCAGTCGTACGAGCGCGAACCGAGCGCGAGCGAACTTGCAAGCGAACTCGACATGACGCTATTCGAAGTCGCCGACACGCTGAAAATTTCGGGCCGGCACATCTCGGTCGACGCACCTTTTGCGCAGGGCGAGGACAACCGCCTGCTCGACGTGATACAGGACGACCGTCAGCCGGCGCCCGACAATTCGCTCATGAACGAATCGCTCAAGGT
This genomic stretch from Ignavibacteriota bacterium harbors:
- a CDS encoding tetratricopeptide repeat protein, with the translated sequence MVMQMYEVAHKNPAGGDTPRLREIYAPGRGKAIARIAKEPRALYIAPAMSDTRVIQSQDGLAGIEAYTRGDHARAAVLFRQALDTATDPAERLALLIHLSNARDAEGAFTDALDALRLALEIDDGDTAVWNNIGVICLKIGRLAEAREALERAVSLNPSNVAALVSLGSVALKLSDPGNAKAALERALDLAPGHPAAHANMAITLALFGRIEEAEEELRIAALYGFADAEALQSRFDRLKEIRAAIIARRDEEREDETDTDGGTMAGEDAAA
- a CDS encoding GGDEF domain-containing protein is translated as MNKNAAGFGILLIVSAVTAWYFSDLTIRIAAGGAAAIGLGGAIWTLVSQRRSSDTDETSEADDTQPASRDAAGGSDAGQRDADASGAQQAQRAPSPRTPRIHRGAEIPEQYYRGEAPPPVSDDPRAEFDYVTQQILTALKDHLIAHSVALFWINTERQQLVIGPFVSDSKGFTTARRLALGTDLVSQAGISGKPVLLADIVPSSEQDLIPYYDAREGVQSFVAVPVYFDDEPIAAVVADSMAPDAFGVETVASIGRFTAIISLLLAGFNQKFNLSADAKLLATLGAMRRSMQSVMDPYGVASAAAAAAADVLDWDYMAVILFNNEKRCWSVVRSQSRAASLPYVSEGVTVSMDGSVLRSALDEQDARIIASPKQPAYRFHEKETIASQGEICAAPILTPRRCLGLLVVEYREGSQYGSRDITVLNQIAEMAGLFLDAQQTRELARKHLLIDETTRVSSRTFLLQRLNEEHARMRKASGEAVFFLIGLDNPEEVTARYGQDGLDEILAQLGQVVRGTVQIYDVLGRFDSSRFGLLMLHTGAEDAYLRGEKIRKAIAGLVLSQDGTSFSVTASLAGCAFSEGRDLDHVLRVCEQAMNLAVGDGGNCVKVV
- a CDS encoding TetR/AcrR family transcriptional regulator; this translates as MTVQDRRERERELRRQAILDAAGRVFFRSGPGATMDEIAAEAEVAKGTLYLYFPSKEDVYLTLLVKALDALHAEFAESARTASDPLSQIHAIGDCFVRFSESSPGQFRLLHESSYPFVHANASPAILGDVHSRSTNIWELITRILQRGIDEGLFRDDLSAFEMAIILWTNTSGLLRLIDARRTSTIWQKRGGAYSLAALDLRALIDVANSMLVRSLLRGGPPIG
- a CDS encoding sigma-70 family RNA polymerase sigma factor, giving the protein MCGFLLRTGFFPIFPVRVRLRDTLILCSSPRGTRVRISKQYTNRESQSLDKYLQEIGRVDLLTPEEEIELAKKIKSAGPGSQGALEKLTKANLRFVVSVAKQYQNQGLSLGDLINEGNLGLIKAAKRFDETRGFKFISYAVWWIRQSILQALAEQSRIVRLPLNRVGALNKIGKKFSELEQSYEREPSASELASELDMTLFEVADTLKISGRHISVDAPFAQGEDNRLLDVIQDDRQPAPDNSLMNESLKVEVRRALSSLSEREAEVIRLYFGLDREHSLTLEEIGEKFNLTRERVRQIKEKAIRRLRHASRSKQLRAYLG
- the dnaE gene encoding DNA polymerase III subunit alpha, which gives rise to MSDFIHLHNHTHYSLLDGACTVDGLVGAAEANDMNALALTDHGVMFGAVEFYQKARRKGIKPILGNEMYMVTRGSRLDKGASDTHPEGKRHGYNHILLLAKNETGYRNLLKLTTLGHTEGFYYKPRIDFELLEQHHEGLVALTACAGGVVSSYLCAGDYDAAAGVARRLKDLFGDDLYLEIQDHATERDAIILEGMPRLGRELGIKLIGTNDCHYVRREHAVPHNVFLHIADVREAEDVTNLRYGTDQVYFKSQAEMLELFKDFPEAIESTLEVAEKCSVDLDLGRNHMPRYPIPPEAGTEDLDEYLGLLAENGLQKRYATQSPETRDRLTYELSVIQKMGYSGYFLIVQDFINSAKQRGIRVGPGRGSAAGSLVAYALGITDVDPLRYDLLFERFLNPDRISMPDIDVDFQDDRREEVIDYVRDKYGAGSVSQIVTFNKLSARAVIKDVGRVLGVPLGTVESINKHIQVKMGKVPPLKYVFGLEKDPENKWQPVPELAWVKESTDPKIQRLVEYANVLEGFIRGVGMHAAGVVISPGDTSNYVPLYKTPSTEMMTMYNMNDLEQAGLLKMDFLGLITLSVIDRTVRMVRERRGIEVDIDALPLDDPATYEMIGEGHTVGVFQFESVQMREYLRKLKPRSIDDLAAMNALYRPGPMEYIDEFIDRKYGRKPITYLHESMEPILRSTYGIIVYQEQVMRLVHDIAGFTLAQSDLMRRAMGKKKLDVMAQQREAFVEGAKNRGLAPRTAAEIFDMIVKFADYGFNKSHSVAYSLLAFQTAWLKAHYTAEFMASMMTSELSKTDKVSMLIDESQKLGISVLPPDVNESGVYFTAVEGGIRFGLAGIKNVGVGAVEAIVEARKSGGRFTTLFDFCERIEGRLVNKKTLESLVLAGALDSLAGHRAQQFAAIESAIAYGQQTQMHRESGQSSLFDDAPRSAAPQPSLPTVPEWTTDAKLGHEKSVLGFYVSGHPLEQWRVDAESIANVRLGEFDIALDGTMVRAVGIVEALRTKIDKKGKTMAFMTLEDFTGKAECLVFGGAYEKFGSCLSVGAAVVVLGKVRSSGDAFSLMADEIYGLEQAVVRMAKSLVITLSTKTATSKQIQDGVRVLDEHRMSGDCPCFITVSDGNGGAWNLWAKQHRVLPSAELLQRLRNIFGKNNVRIALDT